The following is a genomic window from Apis cerana isolate GH-2021 linkage group LG6, AcerK_1.0, whole genome shotgun sequence.
GCATTTCAGGTTTCCTTCTGCTTTCtgatttataatgttaattttaaactaatcTATCATAGTTAATTCTACATAGAAtagatgttatattttatcgcTAATTTTAGGTAACAATTACATGTAAATAGTGTGATGAACAATTAAATTGAATGACAATGGTCTTAGACTTTTTTCAACGGATTTCTTGAAcagatacatataattttgttatctgTTATGCAGAGGAGAACAGCCAATTTCTTACAATAGGGCACAGCATAATATATTGCAGCGTGGTTGGATATTTCTATACAGTAAAGTAATTTCTACAATATAGATTTGGTATGTAATGTGAAGAACCGTCTTGTAattgttgataatttttaatgagagTGGATGATAAAACGTATATCCACATACTGTGCCGTCTTGTAACGAACTTgtcgatatacatatattaaatttttgaaaacttatTGTTAAGCTTGCGTTACACACctcatttgtaaatattagatCATATTTTTGTCTGTAGCATAATGAGGATTTTAACTGCAATTTATTTAGTTCATagtataagataataaagctggaaaatataatgaaacaaaaaaaagccttattacttctttttaaataatgtagttttagaaataacatttattatatgtgtattcagattttgtttattattatttgaagtcttgatatttttttaatattgaatcataaaaaaaattaaaaagacgaaaaattataggttatgtacaataaaatacaattatatgtaaaaataattgtgttatgaattatttacatatattaattatagatatatatatatatttttttagtaaataacattgaaagttataattttttgatttaatataatatgattaactaataaaaattttgatttatttttttttaattctatcaaataaataaatttttatttttacttattacatTTACATCATGTTCGTAATTACATtcgtaaacatatttttttattcttatctattataaaaaatttcaaccaaTCAAATcttatttgtacatatattttgcTGACATATATAGTACATATTCTGTACATTGCAGTATTGTGTATCGAACCTTACGATTATACGTATTTAGTACGTAACTACTTCATATGCCTTGCACAATTTGTTgtgttctataaaaaattacgctCATATCTTGAGaacgtaaataatataaaatattttgaataataaaaatatttttaaaacttaactTCATATTCTCCATTTGAATTtactcaaattttatatattattgccaGTAAGTATtcgaattcttaaatattttagaattattcattACCGGTATTTCAAACGTACGAAATaatgtaaagaaataaaaatttattgtaaaatagataatttcttACGCAATAGTTAATATAACTTgcatatatgattaatttataataatgtcaaGCGTGTTAATATgtagaattttctttcgtaattatatggtattaataagtataaaacaATTGTCATCATTTTAGGTAGCAAAATGTCTCCTGCTTTAAAACCAGACgttcaaaaagaaatggaatcgTTTTTTCATGTCTGTATGGCAAATCCTTCGATATTAAATCAACCAGAATATTCTAcagtaaaaacatttattgaattttttggaGGACAAATACCAAAAGTAAATcaacaagaaaataatgaatcacCAAGTAAAAAATCAGAAGATGCAAATATATCTAAAGAATCAGAACCACAATCTGAACCAGAAAGTGAAGAAGAAAGTGATCTTGAACTTGATATGAGTGCAGTAAttggtaatattatttatctaaaatttcactttttttatatattttttgttatattttttataatatttttaattaataacgaacTTTCTAGAACCAGATACAGATGCTCCTCAAAAAATGGGAAATCTTACTTTACAACCaacagaagaagaaattgcAGAATCTCAAGCTAAACGTTCTGAAGCTGTATCAgcatttatagaaaaagattatGAAAAAGCTATAGAACTTTATACTGAagctattatattaaatccaCAGGCATCATTACTTTATGCTAAACGTggacaaattttcttattactgAATAAGCCTAATGCTTGTATTCGCGATTGTGATCGTGCCTTGGAATTAAATCCAGATAGTGCAGCAGCACATAAATTTAGAGGAAGGGCTAATTATTTGcttggaaaatttgaagaagcaGCTAATGATTTGAGACTTGCTTGTAAATTTGACTTTGATGAGCAAGCTGATGAGTGGCTACGAGAAGTTACACCAAATGTaagtatttttctattaaattgttaCTTTCTTTCATAAcataacttattaaattaattaatttgtatatgttttttactttttattattcaaagagttatattttcatatttaatagcATGTAACatctattaatcaattatatcatataagattttcttaataatattttatgtaatatcatattattagattttatttattaagtaaataattttgcatttaaaGTCGAGAATGtcatatttatgcaaatcgtaaatatattatatattcttatttatttgaaaaatacataaattaagattatttaacttcaatatttaacttaaataaagtagtaataattgtaataataacaatatcaacaatttacttactttcaaaaaatcattcatacatgtaaacaataataacacaatgtaaaacgataaatattatatgaagcaTTTAATTTACACAAGGtacattaaaaatcaaattttttactaaaacaAACAATCTCAAgacattttcatttacattgaaaatatatttatatttatttatcaacatGGGAAGTTATTATCAagtaactaataatttttttaaataaatatttataacttttaataagaACACAATTTGTTTATACAAGGTATTTCACAAAAGCTTCAAAAAGAGATCATTCTTATCTCTTTCTtagtggaaatatttttatgtattttattttacatacttATAATATGTAACTGCTTTCATCATATGTTGTTCTGATGGCTGAAAGTGTCAcagtattttattacaattacacAACCATTACACTAAGTTTCAAAAAGTCTATTGTGCGAGTTCACtgtatcttcaatttttatattcatgtatTAGATAATAGGACCCACCATTATTGTGATATGTTTTCCATAACTGTGATTCTAGGTGTACTTAAACACATTCAAGGGAAACtcactattctttttttagattggAATGGTAACACTTGTCCTATTTTCCAAACACAAGTATATATCTTGAAATCTTTGATTCAATCCATTAATACACTTAAACATTTGTTAAGTGTACTATTAACCAAGCATTTGCCTCATAGTGTCACCAATATCCATGTTGTTTACCTACAAAACCAATAGTATATCTTCATACCTCGAAACAATGTCTCttctttaaataaactatttaatatattgcgcAAATCGTGATTCCAGGAAAATTAGGTTTCTCTtctcttaatttaatatccaCTTGGATTTTTATCTGAAGGCGAtccaagattattttttattattttaagaaagaaacttCTCTGTACTGCTTCAAGTAATGAACTTACACTAATGTTCGCTTCTTTTCACTCATTCGCATTTTTGTTTTGTACAATTTGCTCTCACCTCATACCTCATACGGCATCAAGAGCTATTTCAGAATGTAGGATTACACTCAACTAGGAGGACTTGTTTCGTATTCATGTATAACTTGCTCAACTGATTTCTTATATTTGCCTACGAGCTCTGGTAAGTCGTAAGCAATGGCAACGTCGAGTCTATTGATTGGACATCCACGGAAATACGTGCACGTAGAGCTTAATAGAGGGAAATCATAGAGAGGATTCAACCGGAAAAAATCTCGATAGACATCCGGATCGGGCAAGTCATATCGTGATATGTTCTTCAGTGTACTCAGGCCCTCGTAGATGTGGTAATCTTGTGGATTCTCAATAATCTTGTCACTGATTTCCTTTTTGTTCCCAAAGAATGTCTTGTGATTGTAGTATGTGGTTAAATAGCAGTCTACCATTTTAGCATGATTGCGCACTCGTACCTACAAGcattacaagaaaataatatcccTCGTTGAAGACAAGTTAACGAATAGAAGATCACATCGATTAAAGCGAAATAACTTACAGCGAATCTCCGAGCGCTTGCTATCTTATGCTCGACTTGTTTATCAATGGCAGTACGCAAATCGCGTAAAAATGCACGTTCCTGAGCATACAATAATCTGGTAGGTGCACCAGCTTCATACGGGATTGACCACAATGACGTGGAATACATGATCGGTGGTTCAGCGCTAGACATTAGCGGAGATATATTCCAGATCAGAGCACCTTGCACTCTCATAAGTTCCTCCGGTTTTACTTGATCAGCTTTGTTAAGAATGATGCGTGTCTGTTGCGGAAGTACGCATTACGCAGATGCTAATACATCTGAAATCTTAATGTCGAAGCTTACCTGATGCTCCCTTCCTTTCAATTGATCAAGAATCGCTTCTGTTTCTGGCCCAACATCCAACTTTGACGGATcgtatactaaaaatattatgtctgCACGGTCAATGAACCATTGACACGCGTCATTAAATGGGAATAAACGTTGGACTTGTTTACGAATTTCCAAGATCCCTGGTATCTCGACAATATTTACCTGTCAATGTAGAAATCGTTCGTTaagcaatattaaatttactttaagaataaatcaaatactcactttttccaataatttattatcgagtCGTAAACCCTTTAGACGATCGAGCAATCCCTGGCCGAATTTTTGTAATCCGGAGAAAGTCCAGTCAGCGGCGAGCTGCGTGCCATCGAGgatctcctcttcctctccgtgcattataatattgaagtaGGCTGGAGATGGCTCGGCTCCTGTGTCATTTCCATTTGGCGTTTTGCATTGCTCCTCTAAGCACTCTCTCAAACCACCTAAACACTATCTGTAATTCATGCTTCTAGCATGCTTCTAAATCTACCGCTAAATCATTGTTTACTATTCGAAGGCGTGATCACGGCCGACTTAGTTAAGCGTCAATGTGAAGTAAGTGAAGCTTCTTTTTGCACAACAAATTCTCACtactttcttcgtttctcctTACTTACCTGTCCTTAACGATGTCTGCTTATATTCGATAtcgagtaaataatttatgattgaaGATTTTCCACCGCTCCACGGACCCATGAAAAGAACTAGCGgcttggaaaatatttctggATCTAACAAATATGATgttaaatcgaataataattaatttttcggatatcgataaaaaaaacatttattaattattaatttaatgcttACCACCAAAGTGTCTGTTGCTCAAGTCTCTGTATTTATACAGAGATTCTAATGGCTGGATGGCATTGTCATAAACCCTCTTCAGCTCCTTCAACACAATATCCGCGATTTTCTGGATGGCTCGCTCCTTCTCTTCATTTTCCTCGTCCAATTTCAACAGCTGATTAATATGATCACGCGGCCGCAAATTTTCCGGTATCACTATTTCTCTGATCAAGTCTTCCTCGGGAGTAGGCTCTTCTTCCTCGTTCTGTTCTTCTGTTTCTTTCGAGCCTTCAGCATCCTCctcacctcctcctccttcttcttcttcaccaACTTCTCGTCTAGCACGAGATTTTGATTTCTCAGCCTCTTCCTTCTTTGATTCTGCCTCTTCTACGGATTTTTCTTCCACATCCGCGGATTTGTCCCCTTCatctccttccttctcttcttcaGTTCCTTCTTCCGCTTCCTGTTGCTCTGTCGATTTTCCAGTCTCTTCCGCCGACTTAGCTTCTTCACTTTCTTTAGTTCCTTCTATTTGATCTTCGACGCTTTCACCTTCTTTATTCTCTTCCTTCGTTTCGTCCTCGCTCGCTTGTTGTTCTGCGGATTGACCTTCCTCTTCGGCTGTGCTTCTATCCCCCTCTTCCTTAGAAGTAACTTTCTCCGTCTCTTCTTCCGCCTTCGAATCAGTCGCCTCGTCTtcgattttctctttctcttcgtcAGACTTTATTTCCTCGGTTTTGGCTTCTTCGTCGGATTTCTCCTCGTCGATTTTCGGTTCTTCGGCCGATTCTCCTTCGGCCCGGGCTTCGTCGGATTTTCCATCGTCAACCTGCGACTTTTCGTCCGATTTCCCTTCATCCTCTCCAATTTCTATATCGGATTTATCGGCATCTTCCTCTTTGGATTTTTCACTATTTCCTTGCGTTTCTTCCTCGGATTTTCCTTCGTCTGCTTGCGCTTCTTCGCCAGATTTCTCCTCCTTCGTCTCTTCAGTTTCTTCCTGACCGGAATCGGCATCGTGCTCTTTCGCTTGCTCGGcagattctttcttttcttcctctcctcctttaTCTACCTCTCCAGACTTCTCTTCTTCCTCacctatgaaataataatattcttgccTAAATTTTGTTAGAGAAAGGAAGACAAGAAATGTtaagaatgttaatattatttatggttCAATTTGAATCAAgttcaaaagatatttttcgtataataaattaataaaattatcttttatcaccTTTCGTTTCATCCGCTTCGGCACTTTGTTCTTTTCCAACCTCAGTGCTCTGTTCAGCTTCCGCGGATGCTTTTTCTGCCTCCTCTTCAGCTTGTTCGACGCTTTCCGCAGCTCTGGCATCTACCGACTCTTCTGCGTCTTCCTTCGAAGCTTCAGTTTCTAGCTCCTATTTTTAATGTACATCCAATTGAAATTgacttataatttttccaatcgagAAGAAATACTCTTTCTTACTTCTTTGCTCGCAggtttcccttcttcttcttgactTTCTTTATCGACGTCGGTCCCAACCTCGGCACTGGTCTGCTCCAAAGATCCTTCAAACGAAACATTCTAGAAATCGCTGTGCTCCAGTTTAATATTCCTTAACATCTTAACATTACCTGTACCGAGGTCTTTCAATGCCTTCTCAATGTAAGGTCGACACAGATCCTCTGGCGGCACCTCTAGTTCTTCTTCGCTTTGCACTCCTGGAACACGAGTTTTTTGTTCAAGAATTATCTcagaaattaatcattcattctcctttttttacattttctgtctttttttttacacaagaTTGATTCCAATCTTTTCTATCTCTattagatctttttttttttaacattttcatcaACATTCaggattgaataattttttaatttgaaagaaccgaaagaaagataaaataactttgtttttattatacatcaatagaaaattttctagaTTTTCTATCGACGTAAGAAGTATTTTTCCCCGTTTGTACGTGTtctgcaaaaaaatttcacggtTGGCTTGAGTCTATGCCGATTCTTCGAGTGCCAGGAATTTTCATCGAGAGTTCTCACTATGCTAAACACGCGGTGCCAAAAGAAGATGCGGAGTATTAGATAACCTAAAGCACGGGAGCTTAGCAAGAGAGTTTAACGCCACGCGACTACCAAAAATATCTGACCCAAGTGACGCAAGATCTTGTCAAAGTCGTTACACATCGTTTTGGTTGAGCGCGTGCTCGAGCAATGACAGGTGTGCAGAAACAACAACCATGCTCGATGATCCGGGTTTAAGCACCGGGTTTTTCTTGAAGATAATCTAGAATTAGGATTAAGAAAAAGTGAAATCTTCGTTTAAGAGATAGATCTTTCGTTGcatttcaatagaaatttcaGGAATTACTTTGTTACACTCTGGAATAGAATTTGTTTCTTGTTGaagtttcattatttgaaaaaacttgaactttttattcatgaaattatatatacgtttaattattcatttgaaggatgatatataaatttaagaaattctgttcataattttttagaggACTGCAGAAAAGTCGATCAATAGCATtatcttgataaatttaaaggaTGAGTctgtataataatactttagtCATTGTATTTCTACATTTAAATAactgagaaaagaaaattaatttctacaaTTGAATTAAAGCAAACAATTGGAAACGGTTCAAAATTGTGTTTCACATATTGTAAAATAGAAcaacattattttgaaatctaCCAAAATAAAGTTGACaaggaaaaataatcataaatgaaCTGGATAATTCAAGGTTAAGATCTATGGATCTCCTATGATGCAAATCCTATGATCGTTTTGAGAACGATGATGATtgcatttattcatttcaaataaaatttcttcatatttttttccttcgtttccgGATCGCTAAaatctttgatattatattatgtggCATCGTAAGTAAAATCTTGGATGAAAATGTCGATATCATCTTTCTAGGCAGTACCTGGGACCAGGAGGCCGGTTTCTAAGTTTAGCAACGAGTAGGCGGCTTTGAACCGAGCAacacttgaaaatatttatatattggatGAGCGAAACGTATTTTTATCGGTTATTCGCTGCGAAAAAGTTCAAACGTATTCAAACCGAGATTCTTGGTCGAATGACGGAAATGATCGACACGatctatataatgatttataacgtGTTTGTTGAGAAAACAATGAGTCGAAAGACAGATCAAAtcagataaaagataaaaaaagatttagataaattaatgagatttattatgaaaaaatttttattggaacGGGATTCTTGTTTCTTTGAACGgtgatgaaatttttgaaaagaaatttaatcggTATTATAGATGTAAGAAGAAAATACGTAGCGTGTATTGCTCGTAAATTGTCATCATTACGTCACACGTGTTAGTACTCTTGGCACCAGATCTTATATCGTTCTGTACATTTTGTTTCTCTattgtttttctatataaaattaacaagaagtttaattttttgttacattttGTACTTGGaacttgttaaattttttttttaatttctttcttttcttttcttttcttttcttttttttttcttttagaaacaATAGATTTCTCTTCACTAGTTTAGATTTAGTATTTGGTTATTGGAGAATAAACAAAACATAAATTGTGATCGAAGAATACGTTGCTACTAATTTACgcacataatattaattttagactCTAGCGAtctgtaaaataatatgttaaaattatgtatgtcGCAAAATAATTCTCGAAAATGTCAAGATACAGGTAATGGAAGTAGAGGTAAGAGCTGTCGTTTGGCAAGCATAGCCACCAAGGATAAAGATAGAATCTGAAGTCTTGTTCCGTACTTTGTGGCATGTATAGTCTTTAATCTTTccgctataaaaaaattgaattcattgTTAAAAATCCATTGTTCATTTTCCACTATGCACAATCACAAATCTGCCATACGACtctaatcatttcattttcattgatatttctcttttatgcTTGAAAATTGACCATCATTCTAGTAAAtagtataacaatattttttcaaaaattgagttgcagattttttaataatatcaaggaatgttaatataatgttaaaaatgacacttatatttaatttttattttacaataacttgtaaaatttaaaaaatttaattatttatatccaaaTTTTTGGGGAATATCTGTTacatttgattgattttatttttgtttacaaacGTTAAACAAATTGTTATCACTCTTCATTGTGAATTGTTATCAACAATCGTTTAAGATTCAAGTATCACTTTAAACGGAATTCACGATcagatttatagaatttagaaCGAATCTGGCACGGATTTATGTCTGTccttatgtaattatttgcaAGTTGTTGACAGTTGGTTTCCATCGATTCCCAAAATAACAAATCCTTGAATCCACGATCAAAATCTTTTACTCGATCGCTGTCCCATTtcgttaatttgaaatatcattattatcttttctttgcaacttcaacattaaatattccaataagaaaggaagagaaaaggaacAGCATCcaacgaattattttcaatttcagttTCTCAATTTATCAACTCAATTGCCAAATTCAAAcaagaattcaaatattattcaaacaagATGCAAAGATCCGAtggatttaaagattttaaaagaaaatttcccaaaatttttagaagaaaaacttCAAAGATTTCCAAGACTCAAACATTTCAAGAAGATAAGAAAACATGCATCAAAGAAAAGGATTTTATATTTCCGTTAGAAAGACACGTGACCACGAATAGAGAAGAAGTTCTCTCTAATCTTGATAAGAGAAAATGAGACAATTGTAGGTTCATCGATTCGATCACACGCCTGTTCGATGGTGAAGAGACTCGACGAGCCAGCAAC
Proteins encoded in this region:
- the LOC107993785 gene encoding putative protein FAM10A4, translated to MSPALKPDVQKEMESFFHVCMANPSILNQPEYSTVKTFIEFFGGQIPKVNQQENNESPSKKSEDANISKESEPQSEPESEEESDLELDMSAVIEPDTDAPQKMGNLTLQPTEEEIAESQAKRSEAVSAFIEKDYEKAIELYTEAIILNPQASLLYAKRGQIFLLLNKPNACIRDCDRALELNPDSAAAHKFRGRANYLLGKFEEAANDLRLACKFDFDEQADEWLREVTPNARKIEEHKRKKERKIQEKLERERQERLKKARESAKIYEENTRTSQTDSSGDTAGMGDFYKFLNDPDVLQAFMDPEVAEAFKEISTNPTNILKYQSNPKIMAFINKMASKFGGAGGFPGMMGGMPGFPGAGTQTTPKPKPQDDVGLD
- the LOC107993784 gene encoding DNA ligase 1 isoform X2 — translated: MTGSRLRRPAYFVGLFLALLVAALQGVQSEEELEVPPEDLCRPYIEKALKDLGSLEQTSAEVGTDVDKESQEEEGKPASKEELETEASKEDAEESVDARAAESVEQAEEEAEKASAEAEQSTEVGKEQSAEADETKGEEEEKSGEVDKGGEEEKKESAEQAKEHDADSGQEETEETKEEKSGEEAQADEGKSEEETQGNSEKSKEEDADKSDIEIGEDEGKSDEKSQVDDGKSDEARAEGESAEEPKIDEEKSDEEAKTEEIKSDEEKEKIEDEATDSKAEEETEKVTSKEEGDRSTAEEEGQSAEQQASEDETKEENKEGESVEDQIEGTKESEEAKSAEETGKSTEQQEAEEGTEEEKEGDEGDKSADVEEKSVEEAESKKEEAEKSKSRARREVGEEEEGGGGEEDAEGSKETEEQNEEEEPTPEEDLIREIVIPENLRPRDHINQLLKLDEENEEKERAIQKIADIVLKELKRVYDNAIQPLESLYKYRDLSNRHFGDPEIFSKPLVLFMGPWSGGKSSIINYLLDIEYKQTSLRTGGLRECLEEQCKTPNGNDTGAEPSPAYFNIIMHGEEEEILDGTQLAADWTFSGLQKFGQGLLDRLKGLRLDNKLLEKVNIVEIPGILEIRKQVQRLFPFNDACQWFIDRADIIFLVYDPSKLDVGPETEAILDQLKGREHQTRIILNKADQVKPEELMRVQGALIWNISPLMSSAEPPIMYSTSLWSIPYEAGAPTRLLYAQERAFLRDLRTAIDKQVEHKIASARRFAVRVRNHAKMVDCYLTTYYNHKTFFGNKKEISDKIIENPQDYHIYEGLSTLKNISRYDLPDPDVYRDFFRLNPLYDFPLLSSTCTYFRGCPINRLDVAIAYDLPELVGKYKKSVEQVIHEYETSPPS
- the LOC107993784 gene encoding centrosome-associated protein CEP250 isoform X3, giving the protein MTGSRLRRPAYFVGLFLALLVAALQGVQSEEELEVPPEDLCRPYIEKALKDLGTGSLEQTSAEVGTDVDKESQEEEGKPASKEELETEASKEDAEESVDARAAESVEQAEEEAEKASAEAEQSTEVGKEQSAEADETKGEEEEKSGEVDKGGEEEKKESAEQAKEHDADSGQEETEETKEEKSGEEAQADEGKSEEETQGNSEKSKEEDADKSDIEIGEDEGKSDEKSQVDDGKSDEARAEGESAEEPKIDEEKSDEEAKTEEIKSDEEKEKIEDEATDSKAEEETEKVTSKEEGDRSTAEEEGQSAEQQASEDETKEENKEGESVEDQIEGTKESEEAKSAEETGKSTEQQEAEEGTEEEKEGDEGDKSADVEEKSVEEAESKKEEAEKSKSRARREVGEEEEGGGGEEDAEGSKETEEQNEEEEPTPEEDLIREIVIPENLRPRDHINQLLKLDEENEEKERAIQKIADIVLKELKRVYDNAIQPLESLYKYRDLSNRHFGDPEIFSKPLVLFMGPWSGGKSSIINYLLDIEYKQTSLRTGAEPSPAYFNIIMHGEEEEILDGTQLAADWTFSGLQKFGQGLLDRLKGLRLDNKLLEKVNIVEIPGILEIRKQVQRLFPFNDACQWFIDRADIIFLVYDPSKLDVGPETEAILDQLKGREHQTRIILNKADQVKPEELMRVQGALIWNISPLMSSAEPPIMYSTSLWSIPYEAGAPTRLLYAQERAFLRDLRTAIDKQVEHKIASARRFAVRVRNHAKMVDCYLTTYYNHKTFFGNKKEISDKIIENPQDYHIYEGLSTLKNISRYDLPDPDVYRDFFRLNPLYDFPLLSSTCTYFRGCPINRLDVAIAYDLPELVGKYKKSVEQVIHEYETSPPS
- the LOC107993784 gene encoding uncharacterized protein LOC107993784 isoform X1, with protein sequence MTGSRLRRPAYFVGLFLALLVAALQGVQSEEELEVPPEDLCRPYIEKALKDLGTGSLEQTSAEVGTDVDKESQEEEGKPASKEELETEASKEDAEESVDARAAESVEQAEEEAEKASAEAEQSTEVGKEQSAEADETKGEEEEKSGEVDKGGEEEKKESAEQAKEHDADSGQEETEETKEEKSGEEAQADEGKSEEETQGNSEKSKEEDADKSDIEIGEDEGKSDEKSQVDDGKSDEARAEGESAEEPKIDEEKSDEEAKTEEIKSDEEKEKIEDEATDSKAEEETEKVTSKEEGDRSTAEEEGQSAEQQASEDETKEENKEGESVEDQIEGTKESEEAKSAEETGKSTEQQEAEEGTEEEKEGDEGDKSADVEEKSVEEAESKKEEAEKSKSRARREVGEEEEGGGGEEDAEGSKETEEQNEEEEPTPEEDLIREIVIPENLRPRDHINQLLKLDEENEEKERAIQKIADIVLKELKRVYDNAIQPLESLYKYRDLSNRHFGDPEIFSKPLVLFMGPWSGGKSSIINYLLDIEYKQTSLRTGGLRECLEEQCKTPNGNDTGAEPSPAYFNIIMHGEEEEILDGTQLAADWTFSGLQKFGQGLLDRLKGLRLDNKLLEKVNIVEIPGILEIRKQVQRLFPFNDACQWFIDRADIIFLVYDPSKLDVGPETEAILDQLKGREHQTRIILNKADQVKPEELMRVQGALIWNISPLMSSAEPPIMYSTSLWSIPYEAGAPTRLLYAQERAFLRDLRTAIDKQVEHKIASARRFAVRVRNHAKMVDCYLTTYYNHKTFFGNKKEISDKIIENPQDYHIYEGLSTLKNISRYDLPDPDVYRDFFRLNPLYDFPLLSSTCTYFRGCPINRLDVAIAYDLPELVGKYKKSVEQVIHEYETSPPS
- the LOC107993784 gene encoding DNA ligase 1 isoform X4, encoding MTGSRLRRPAYFVGLFLALLVAALQGVQSEEELEVPPEDLCRPYIEKALKDLGSLEQTSAEVGTDVDKESQEEEGKPASKEELETEASKEDAEESVDARAAESVEQAEEEAEKASAEAEQSTEVGKEQSAEADETKGEEEEKSGEVDKGGEEEKKESAEQAKEHDADSGQEETEETKEEKSGEEAQADEGKSEEETQGNSEKSKEEDADKSDIEIGEDEGKSDEKSQVDDGKSDEARAEGESAEEPKIDEEKSDEEAKTEEIKSDEEKEKIEDEATDSKAEEETEKVTSKEEGDRSTAEEEGQSAEQQASEDETKEENKEGESVEDQIEGTKESEEAKSAEETGKSTEQQEAEEGTEEEKEGDEGDKSADVEEKSVEEAESKKEEAEKSKSRARREVGEEEEGGGGEEDAEGSKETEEQNEEEEPTPEEDLIREIVIPENLRPRDHINQLLKLDEENEEKERAIQKIADIVLKELKRVYDNAIQPLESLYKYRDLSNRHFGDPEIFSKPLVLFMGPWSGGKSSIINYLLDIEYKQTSLRTGAEPSPAYFNIIMHGEEEEILDGTQLAADWTFSGLQKFGQGLLDRLKGLRLDNKLLEKVNIVEIPGILEIRKQVQRLFPFNDACQWFIDRADIIFLVYDPSKLDVGPETEAILDQLKGREHQTRIILNKADQVKPEELMRVQGALIWNISPLMSSAEPPIMYSTSLWSIPYEAGAPTRLLYAQERAFLRDLRTAIDKQVEHKIASARRFAVRVRNHAKMVDCYLTTYYNHKTFFGNKKEISDKIIENPQDYHIYEGLSTLKNISRYDLPDPDVYRDFFRLNPLYDFPLLSSTCTYFRGCPINRLDVAIAYDLPELVGKYKKSVEQVIHEYETSPPS